Genomic DNA from Dysidea avara chromosome 10, odDysAvar1.4, whole genome shotgun sequence:
ATCATCAGTTACAGCATTTATTTACTCAcatatagtatgtatgcattgagctgaatcctcaaaaacatttaataactcatggatgcaattacacatgatcttgaaatttggctcatttgtagtactgcttgacccacaaaaaaaaattcaaaatctttttgttcaaatgtcagacataatatttacggccaatcaaaatttttgcaaTACATCTTCTATgggaaagccatataagtacagtgttcattacaaccctttcctgaacttgtaatggaaccaaaccatacatgtctgttgttgacaactCGGCTGTTATCACTAATCATccggttggctgaaatgttaactctgttgagaaaaaatccacttttaatttttagctgtttttcaggattcaactcaacttgtacatactatagtattgTCTCACATATGCATTAAGACTATTTAATGCAATAGTTGATGTCTCGGAGTGCATGGAACCtgtgcctgactgttctattagagtagttgatagCTGTATCTTGACATCTTACATAGTGAGAATCATTGGAGCATAACCACCACTTGTATTTCTCTATATAAGCTATACACTAGCCCTATTATTGTGGAAATGTATTTCAAGATATCACATGATAAAATAGTGAATAATGAAAATTATGAAGCAGTCttgcaatgccatgcagataCAACTGTAAATAAATTTTGCCTGGATTTATGAACTTTAAACCGACTGTGGTGTAATATTGTACCTCCTCTGGACTACAATGGTACAGGAGAGATAAAGGGAATATCATTTGATGCTCTTAACCAACACCATTACGTTACCAGACATCAGCAAATTCTAGTCTGTCAGTTAGCAATGCTACAACACCACAAGTACTCACATGTCTTTAGTGAAATGGCATAGTTCTATTACCTATGTAATGGTAAGTGCTGTTTGGAAATCACAAGCCAATAGAACATATAGTCATACCAGATCAGCATGCAATTGTATGGTGTAGCCAATAAGTGCTTTGTGACAGTTTCTTTCTCCTGTAAGCAAGTATTTCTTTCTGCACTGGGACAAAATCTTGAATGCATTAGATATAAATCTGAACAAATAAAAAATGGCTCAGCAATACAAAACTGATGCTCTCTAACTAACCTCTAGGCACCAACTTGAGTAACAAATATATCCCTTGCTGTGTACCCTTGCTAACAATTTTCAAGTTTATGCTCTTCCGAGTGAGCTGGTCTGGTTGGCAAAGCCACCAAGCACTCACACGATGCTAACATATACTTGTCTATTTGTTGCTGTTTGGAATAAGAACTAGTACCATATTAACACAACTAGTGCACTCAAATATTATAAAGAGactaaattttaaaatatcCCTAAGAATTGTTCAGCAACTACTCTACAGTTAGCCAAGGGTGGGTATGCAGCAATAACTTCAGGTATGATGAAGAGACTAGATGAAACAAAGAGCACACATAACACCATCTGCACAGTTAAATGGGAgtgttttattaccttagtaACCTCCACGACGTTCCTGGTCACGCTCAATCCTTTGCATAACCATGGCATGTGCAGCCTGGGCTGTGGaaatgctgccatagattaAGATCTTGTAGTTCATGGTCCCAGGGATGCTCTGGTTGGAGGCATCTAGTCTGGCACCTGTTAGTTCCTCAATATCCACTATACTGTATCTGCCTCGGCCCATGAAACCAGGCATATTGCTCTCTGGGACGGCAACCTCAAGTGTACAAAGGGTTGCACCTGGGACGGACATATTGGTGGAATGGCCAGAGCTAGAACTAGGTCGGAGTGAATCCAGGTCATTCAATAAAGGACGGGTGGCAACATACTCCAGTTCTTTAAGGAGAGCATCACTGCGTGTGGAATAGATAGACCTCTGCATGTCATCGTGTCGGTCATTGTAGCGAGAGTCACGGCCACCATAAGATGATGAACCTCGATTATCTGGTGAATATTGACCATGCATCTGTCTGCCATATTCTGATCTTGATGATGGTGACTTGAAAGAACCACCATCTCTGTCACGATCCAAATAAGAACGATAACTTGTAATGTCTTCCCATTCTTTAGCCCTAGGGTCATCTCGCATTTTTCTTATAATAAGACTAGCTGCACTCAAGATCTGGCCTGGGGTTCCTTCAACATACACGATACGCTCTGAAACACTTGGATGGCACTCCCCTTGCTTTGTTATCCTTATTCGTGCCCCAGAATCCTCAGAAATCTGTTTAACTTTCTCCCCTCCCTTTCCTACAATCATTCCTGCAGCAATGTGGGACACTACCATCTGCAACTGGCTAGAGCGCTTCTCGTCAATGCCTGAGGACCTATTGTTTTCAGCttctttctttgtagcatgGAAGACAAATTCTGTGACATTACATACATTGTCGACATCCCCAGATACAACACAGACTCGCTCGCTGGTCCCTGGAAAATAATCACCATGGCGGGATAACCTAATTTCTGCCTGGAACCGCTGCATAAGTTCACGAATTGTTGAACCACTGTTACCAATCAATGCCCCAGCTGCTGCATTAGGCACAAGCAACTTTGAATATGCCTCCCTACCACCTAGAATGAGCGAGCAATAGAAGACATACATGATACACTGTAATATTAACTGTACATtaaaacagtggaatggactagccAATGGTAATTAACATTTCAACTTTTAAAACTGCACAAGTACCAGCAATAGTAAAAACAGCAAAGTCCAAGGGGAAGTGCAAGTAAACCACCCAATAGCAACCAAAGAATGCTTAATGAACACCCAGATGGTAAGAATAATTGTTCATGTAGGCGTTTAGTACTACTTCTACTGTAATGAGCATTAATTAGAAATCAACACGAGGCCATATTGGCATAGGTTAGCTCGACTAGTATAGCATGTGTGCAGCCCATTTATCCATGCTCCTTCCTAACCACCGAATTGTAGCCATGGTAATGGAAAGCATCATGTGCATGCACTTATTAAAAATACATTTCAGTAAATTGATATTATATAAATTTTCACTAACTTCTTGGTCGCTTCGAGTCATACTCGTCGCCGTATCCACCGGATCGCTTCCTATCCGCCATTGCTATTAACACACCCCTGAAATGCACGCACGTGTCCCTAAGAATACGGATTTTTACAAATCCGTCTAAGTATAGCATGTTTTCGCGGAAGAAATTTTCACAATTCAAATTAACTAATTTTGTGAAAAGGAGGTTTGtaattttgctgtatttggttcTTCACTAGACAAATTTTGTTGCTTATTAAGTACAGGATCGATGACTCTCCTGTAGCAAGCTTTGTAACACTGTCCTGAATTCCTTGCCACTTTCTGCCCTTCTTCAGTGGTATCATCAAGTAGACCAAAGATGGGATCAGTTGCTGTTGCACTGTCTGGTAACTGTTCAAACAGTGGATGATCTGTGAACACATCCAACATCCACTGATGAAGATCTAATACATCAGTCGCAGTATACAATAGTCCACCAATCTTCATTACATAGGCGTACTCTGCTAACAGTGACTTACTGATGATGCGCCACTTGTGTTTGGTCTTCTTAAAGTGTGGGTCAGGGTAGAGAAAAAACATTTTACTTAGCTGACCCTTTTGGAAAAAGTTTGGTAAATGCTTCATGGCATTGGTACGGATCACTGATACATTTTGGTACTGCCCAGGATGAGCTTGTCTCAGTGCTAGTATCCGATCTTTAACATAATCTGATACTTTGACACGTATTTCTAATCCCAACATTAGAGATTCAGGAAACATTGGTGACAGTTTGATCAGCAGGCCTCCGTAGCCACACCCTACATCTACAAACTCCACTGCATGTGCATGTTTAGGCTTTTTTGCTTCGGGAGGTTCTGATCCTGGGGATTTCCCCGAGAAGAACGCGGGAAAGTGAATGGACCAGTCTGCCTCTTCTGGTGATGTAGGATATACGAAGGTATGGTCGGCTAAAGGGTTGGAGTGCGCTCTCTGTCGGTAATATTTCTTCTGTGGCAATGCCGTCGCGCTAGGGCTGCTTGCAGCTGCTTCAGCCATTGCTCTTAAATATCCTagacccacaatcgaaaccaaGTAATTATCAATTATAACTATGAAGGTacactagctatatattttgtggattataaatttagctcagactttgtacaaaaaaaagtatACAACACATAGACTGTCTGCTTTTCAGACATGTCACCCCAAGTCAGCCAGTCTGCAATGTCAGAGAGGTAGTCATCAAACTTGTCACACTCTGTTCTTCTTAATAAAGCTAACCAAATCATCCCTGCAATAGATGTGTAGTATCATATAGTAATTGCTATGCTACTAGGGACTTCACATCAAGACTATTTTAAACTATGCTTAGCTAGCACATGCCAAAACCTGAGATCTGATCTACATTCAATGTAGCTAAACAACAATTGTAAACTTACTGTTTAGTCAGGTCAATGGACCTCATCTGTCTCTTCCTGCTGCCACTGGAATAATGATGAGGTGGTCTCTTACTGCCATTCAGTTGATGTTTGGGTACATGACGTGCTAGTTGCTGTGGCAACCGCACCCCCAGAGGTTGTAAGAATGACACCAGGTGTGAAAATAGCACCTGGTTGGATTTGTTAATGAAAGAGACAACCTGACTATGCACAGAAGGAATGACAAGCTCCACCTGCAAGTTTACTGAGTGTAAACGTTAAAACATGCTAACTTACCAGTTCAGTGAAACTGCTGAAGGACTGAGGCATGTCAAAGATTATCAGCTACAAAATATTGTGATATTAACTCAATACTTACATGGAAGCTGGACATTATGTTGAAGTGTACTTAATAGAGAGGTGTCCTAATTTCAGGGGTgactaaatgtgtgtacactaatacaaatggccCTGGTTATCAGGATCTCCACATTTCAGGGTCATAGAGGGGTttactgtataagtcattacCTGTTGACACTGTAGGCTGTCTCTTAGCAATGTCAACATGGTGGATGTGATGAGAAGTTGTATCTTGCCAGCAGCGAAGTCATTGACAACAGCATCTCTCTTCTCTGGAGTCATGCTGCCATGAAGGGCTAACACAGCAATACCTAGTTGCTACAATGAAAGATcagtcaaatattctaatagaacatacactgaacaaaatacacacacacacacacacacacacacacacacacacacacacacacacacacacacacacacacacacacacacacacacacacaccttgtgcACAGATTCAGCCAACAAGACAGATCCCATCTTGGAGCCCACAAACACAACCATtggacacctacaaataatgacTACATTATGTTACTTCAGGTGACCCAATACCTAAAGAAAGTCTCATCAGCCAACAGCCCCATCAACCGATCCTTCTTAGCTGCTTCCTCCACCCAGTATACCAAGTGAGTAGTGAATACCGGTAATGGCTAGAGTACCAACCAAATAAGAACAAACTAGAACATTTTTATCATCACCACCAGGGAACTATGAGAATAGACTAAAGCCTGGTAATGGAGGGTATCGGTATAattgtatacatacatgcaaaacCATAGAACTGTTGGCCATGTACTTTTAGATGACCAAGTTATATTTACAAAATTTATCTAGACATAGTCACAACCCCATGTGAAGTGTCCCCACAAAAGCAGTAGTTGTACTCCAAGCACCACAATGAACCATAACAGGTGTACACAGTACAATAAATTCATTGCTTCTCACTAAAAGTTTCTATTAAATGTACATTAGAATAGCTATATGGTATGACATTTGTGGGGCCTTTAGCAAAACTAATAGAATACACAGAAAATgtcctttgtttgtttgtgtgtgtgtgtgcgcgcacaTGTATGTGAATAGTCCTGGCTCCTGCGAGGAATATTATACACATAGAggtcatcccatttgtttttaGAAGTACCATTTTCCTTACAGCCTAACATCAACACAACTCACTTCTTCTTGAGATACGGTCAACATTTGCTTGTTAACAATCTTACTAGCTAGCTTGTCAATATCACTGGATGGTCTAGCATATAACACAATACTCTGTCTATCATGTGGTAGTGTATTGATGAGTGTCagtaactaaaaataaactaatatGTTATACATGACTACATAGATACAGCTCACATGATCCTGTAGCCCTGCCCCTAATATGGTATCCAATTCATCCACAGCTAGTATGGAGATTGACGACAACTCCACACAATAAGCTGTGTAGAATAAGATTATAGTAACGGTATAGCTACAAACAGTAGGTGAGACAAACATGACTGCTTTCATAAGAGATGTCTATCATGCATGACATTTAAATATTTTTAGTCAACACACTCTAAGGTCAAACTACATAATGAGTGTATATGTGTCCCAATTACAGAGATAAAGCTTAAGTTGAAACAAAAGAGTAGCTAAGCCTGAGCTAGCTCCAAGTGTCATAACTCTATGCCACTGTGAGATAAACAATGTCTCATCAATTACTTTCAGCAACAAATTTAGGTACTAAAGTTTAGATCcctctttttttctttttgctgcTGCTTTGTGCTACCTAAGAAGCTACAGGCATGGGACAGAAAGAGAATGGGGAATTTATGCTATGAAAGCAAGATTAAATCTGAAAAactgacatactctaataaaaaaatcaactactctaatagaacattcatgaTAATTTCAAAGACCATAGTTAGACCATATCTATAagtaagagttcataatatatatactccatgtatatattatgaactcttgctataagaTACCTACTTATAAATGATAGAAGTACAGAACTCTTGTTCAAAAGGTTAATAGTTCTATTAAAAATTATCTATAAAAAGGTAGATTAGCCGGACCCCATAAAACAACTAATGTAGTTGACCTAAGGAGTTATTAGCTATAGTAACTCACAGTGATCAGCTAGTATATCAAGCAGTCTTTCTGGAGTTGCAATTATGATCTGTATGCCAGACTTGAGCCGGTAAATCTGATTGGCTATTGGAACCCCTCCTACTACCAAAGCAGTCCTCATGTTGGGCAACCCTAAGATGGATCATGTGGCATCACACGAGCTAACAGCTCAGCTCACCAGACCAGAAATGAGCTGCTTGGTCAAAACCTCCAATTGTGAACAACTATGTCGGGATGGTCCAATTATCAGCATGCTTGGAACACTGTACTCTAAGGAAGAAGAAAATGTTCAACAATTTTTATCAATGCATTCAAATTATGACAATTAGCCTTACTATAATCActgccatcatcatcatcatcacttgtAGAGTTATAATGGTGGACAGACTCCACACCAGGTATCAAGTAGGATAAGCTCCTGTTCGTTGAGGAGTTGGCACACACCTTCACGTCAGCTCCACTACGTATGGCGGGGAACACCTGTGCTTGTAGGTGGGTGAGGCTGCAGCTTGCAGCCTGCACGTTCGTCAGTACTAAAAGGTAAACTTGAAGACAATGAATCATTTTGATTATCTTACATGTCTTGTCTGAAATTAATTGCTCATAGGCATCGAGCTGGTTTGGTTGAGAAGCAATTTCTTTAGCTGGTTGACTGCTCTCATTGACAACTTTCTGTACCCTGGCCAAGTGTTCTCTCTTACATTGAACACTACACACATCTTTGTCTGTAGCATCACAAATGTACGCTCCATATCGTCCACACATTACACACGTGGGTTCCCCAGGCTCAGCTCCTCGCTGATCCCTAGATAACAATACTattgcatcatcatcatcatcatcatcatcatcatcatcgtaaTCATTATCATGTGTTTGTGAAGGTCCAGCTTCTGCCATTAAATGCTACTTAAACTTCTTTGCTCAACTGCTTCTATTTAACGCTTTTTTCTAATTAATGCTCACCCAGCAACGGAGGAAAATCTTAGTAATGGCTGAGGACAAAGCTAGTAGTAGCCCATGTACAGAAGGGTATCCTTCACTACGAAGACTATCAGCTAAGCATAGAGAGTAAGTCACCACTAGATCGCCATTATGCGAGTTTGACCTTTCCTCGTTTGTGGTAGGACATTCGCGTTCAAGACTATCTCAGAACGCCTTCCCAAGATATTAACTCAAGTTATTGACACTATGTACAAGAAGTCAGACCGCGTTGTTCAGGAACACGGACAGGTAGAGTGAAGCTCCCATGCAGTGGTGCTATTTAACTCGATCCTCAATGTAGGAAGGAGGTGATGATGTAAAGGCAGTAATCCATCAGTTATCGGAGCTGCGCTATGGCCTGCAGACGGACAAGCCCTTAGCACCTTTAGTATGGGGTAATGACATTGATATGTGGCAAGGTGCATTTGAGACATACCAGACTAAGAGAAACAAGGATCCCTCATGGTTCCAGAGCTCATGGTTAATGGTTGAGTGTTATCTGTACAGAAAAATTGCTGATATCTTGAAGACCAGGTAAATTCGAGTTTGAGTAAATTTGCAAGTTATTGTTGTATTAAAATTTTAGCAAGTTCCTGTCTTCATTTGATCCCTTCAAAGAGCAAAAACAAGCGTCATACCTGTCCTACACTGCTTCAATATCACCACTAGCTAAGTATATATTACTGGCAACTTCTGCAGCAGACCTCACTATAGCAAGCAACCGCCATCATCTGGAACATGTCATTTTAGTAAGTAGCTATTAGCAGGAAAGTATCATGCACTTTTTCTTGAAACTTTTCACACCCTGTCTTAGTAGCCACCTGCTTAAGCCACCTGCTTAAAGGGGTCACCTCCCCATACCAGGTACACTGGGATAGCCAACTtaaactgtattatattatgcaGTGCACTGCCTGCTTGTCTAATACAGCCATCAGCCTAAAGTACTTGAAGTTTCACTGCGTATCATCGCACATTAATAAATTGTGTAGCTAACTGTTTAGTACACAATACACAGGCACTTATACCGTACTGCAAAATGATGGATACATATTGTATCAGGTTATATCACTTATCCAAGTAGCTAGTTCAGTAGGATAACACACTGGAATACATAATTTTATTGAGATTATAGGCAGTATTGCTTTGTGTCTGGACCAAAATGGCATTAGAACTTGACTGTGATGCTGACATGCCATAAATCAAATGTGTAACCAGCTATTGGtcatcaaaattaatgcttGCATTCCTATATATGGATTGTGCACTAAttctaaataattatggtgatttTATggatacatacgtatgtatccCAAACTATCAACATAGacctacatgtacatgtacaagtcAAATGATAATTTTCTTCCCGTCATCTGTGACAAAAATTGTTAAAAAGGAGACACACaaccaacttaaaattccccAACTGCTCAAGGAATCTATTAATGTGATTTAATCCACCTGTTAGGCCCATGAGTGACTATTAGACAGTTTCTGCTTGTTGGTCAGTGTTAGTAGTAGGGTGTGTGTGTTCTGTTGCAGTTGTCTCTGTGGGGAAACAAGACTGATTTATCAATGATAGCCAGTTACGAAGGTTACGATGCTTCTCAAGACATGAGCGGACTAGGAGTAACACTAACAGATGAATACTTACAAGGACTTCACCAAAACATTTTATCTGATGACTTGACAGCAGTGTGTGATATACTGGCCTCAAATGTGTCACAGAAACGAGTTGACATTGTACTGGATAATGCAGGCTTTGAGCTGTTCACTGACTTGTGTATGGCTGAATTGTTAGTCAGTATGAAATTAGTGGATAAGGTAATCTTCCACTGCAAGCAGCTGCCATGGTTTGTATCTGATGCATCTCAGTTTGATGTACACTGGATGCTTGACCAAATGTCATCTTCTGATGACAATGACATTGTCAAATTAGGGGAAAAGTGGAAGGGACATTTATCAGATGGTGTGTGGGTGCTAACAGATCATGCCTTC
This window encodes:
- the LOC136236519 gene encoding probable ATP-dependent RNA helicase DDX59, which codes for MAEAGPSQTHDNDYDDDDDDDDDDDAIVLLSRDQRGAEPGEPTCVMCGRYGAYICDATDKDVCSVQCKREHLARVQKVVNESSQPAKEIASQPNQLDAYEQLISDKTLLTNVQAASCSLTHLQAQVFPAIRSGADVKVCANSSTNRSLSYLIPGVESVHHYNSTSDDDDDGSDYKYSVPSMLIIGPSRHSCSQLEVLTKQLISGLPNMRTALVVGGVPIANQIYRLKSGIQIIIATPERLLDILADHSYCVELSSISILAVDELDTILGAGLQDHLLTLINTLPHDRQSIVLYARPSSDIDKLASKIVNKQMLTVSQEEPLPVFTTHLVYWVEEAAKKDRLMGLLADETFFRCPMVVFVGSKMGSVLLAESVHKQLGIAVLALHGSMTPEKRDAVVNDFAAGKIQLLITSTMLTLLRDSLQCQQLIIFDMPQSFSSFTELVELVIPSVHSQVVSFINKSNQVLFSHLVSFLQPLGVRLPQQLARHVPKHQLNGSKRPPHHYSSGSRKRQMRSIDLTKQDDLVSFIKKNRV
- the LOC136236521 gene encoding damage-control phosphatase ARMT1-like yields the protein MLTQQRRKILVMAEDKASSSPCTEGYPSLRRLSAKHRETFAFKTISERLPKILTQVIDTMYKKSDRVVQEHGQEGGDDVKAVIHQLSELRYGLQTDKPLAPLVWGNDIDMWQGAFETYQTKRNKDPSWFQSSWLMVECYLYRKIADILKTSKFLSSFDPFKEQKQASYLSYTASISPLAKYILLATSAADLTIASNRHHLEHVILLSLWGNKTDLSMIASYEGYDASQDMSGLGVTLTDEYLQGLHQNILSDDLTAVCDILASNVSQKRVDIVLDNAGFELFTDLCMAELLVSMKLVDKVIFHCKQLPWFVSDASQFDVHWMLDQMSSSDDNDIVKLGEKWKGHLSDGVWVLTDHAFWTTPYEFAAMKRVAPDLYAQLQEASLVIFKGDLNYRKLVADRNWLYATPFSVTLGGFLPTAVCALRTLKADLVAGVNKEKVESAKNKTTEWMITGQYAVVQLCKV
- the LOC136236524 gene encoding uncharacterized protein isoform X1 encodes the protein MADRKRSGGYGDEYDSKRPRSGREAYSKLLVPNAAAGALIGNSGSTIRELMQRFQAEIRLSRHGDYFPGTSERVCVVSGDVDNVCNVTEFVFHATKKEAENNRSSGIDEKRSSQLQMVVSHIAAGMIVGKGGEKVKQISEDSGARIRITKQGECHPSVSERIVYVEGTPGQILSAASLIIRKMRDDPRAKEWEDITSYRSYLDRDRDGGSFKSPSSRSEYGRQMHGQYSPDNRGSSSYGGRDSRYNDRHDDMQRSIYSTRSDALLKELEYVATRPLLNDLDSLRPSSSSGHSTNMSVPGATLCTLEVAVPESNMPGFMGRGRYSIVDIEELTGARLDASNQSIPGTMNYKILIYGSISTAQAAHAMVMQRIERDQERRGGY